In Prevotella sp. HUN102, the genomic window TGCCAACTCGCCCATTCTCTTCATCGACGAAATCCACCGGTTCTCCAAATCGCAGCAGGACTCGCTCCTCGGAGCCGTGGAGAAAGGGACGGTTACGCTCATCGGAGCAACGACGGAGAACCCTTCCTTCGAGGTAATACGCCCGTTGCTGTCGCGCTGTCAGGTCTACGTGCTCAACAGTCTGGAGAAAGACGAGCTGCTCGACCTGCTGCACTCGGCGATCGGGAACGATTCCTACCTGAAAGAACGCCGCATCGAGCTGAAGGAAACCGGCGCGATACTGCGCTACAGCGGCGGCGACGCGCGCAAACTGCTCAACATTCTGGAGCTGCTCGTCAGCTCAACCACCGACACGCCCCTCGCGATAACCGACGAACTGGTGGAAAACCACCTTCAGCAGAATCCCCTTGCCTACGACAAGGACGGCGAGATGCACTACGACATCATATCGGCATTCATCAAATCCATCCGGGGGAGCGACCCCGATGCGGCACTCTACTGGATGGCACGGATGATAGAGGGCGGCGAAGATCCGAAATTCATTGCCCGACGGCTCGTGATCAGCGCGGCCGAGGACATCGGCCTGGCCAATCCCAACGCCCTTCTGCTTGCCAACGCTGCCTTCGATGCCGTAACCAAGATAGGCTGGCCCGAAGGACGCATCCCACTCGCCGAAGCTGCCGTTTACCTTGCCGTGTCGCCCAAGAGCAATTCTGCCTATCTGGGCATCGACGCAGCCTTGCAGGAAGTGCGCCGGAGCGGCAACCTTCCCGTTCCACTGCACCTTCGCAACGCACCCACCCAACTGATGTCGTCCCTCGGATACAGCGACGGATACAAATATCCCCACGACTATCCCGGGCACTTCACCGAACAACAATACTTACCTGACGCCCTCGCCGACGGCCGTTTCTGGTTTGCCCAGCATTCTCCGCAGGAGGAAAGGCACTACCAGTGGAT contains:
- a CDS encoding replication-associated recombination protein A — translated: MEPLAERMRPRTLDEYVGQKHLVGKGAVLRNMVDSGRISSFILWGPPGVGKTTLAQIIANKLETPFYTLSAITSGVKDVRDVIERARSNRFFSANSPILFIDEIHRFSKSQQDSLLGAVEKGTVTLIGATTENPSFEVIRPLLSRCQVYVLNSLEKDELLDLLHSAIGNDSYLKERRIELKETGAILRYSGGDARKLLNILELLVSSTTDTPLAITDELVENHLQQNPLAYDKDGEMHYDIISAFIKSIRGSDPDAALYWMARMIEGGEDPKFIARRLVISAAEDIGLANPNALLLANAAFDAVTKIGWPEGRIPLAEAAVYLAVSPKSNSAYLGIDAALQEVRRSGNLPVPLHLRNAPTQLMSSLGYSDGYKYPHDYPGHFTEQQYLPDALADGRFWFAQHSPQEERHYQWMVQCWGERFKNEEQ